From a region of the Candidatus Pelagibacter sp. FZCC0015 genome:
- a CDS encoding valine--tRNA ligase, whose product MSSDKYIHSDVENRIYSYWEKNGLFKPKENSKKFSIVIPPPNVTGSLHMGHALNNSIQDLLVRYHRMNNFETLWQPGTDHAGIATQALVEKKLTSEKIDKNEIGREKFIEKVWEWKEQYGDIIINQLKKLGCSCDWSRNAFTMDENLSKSVIKVFVDLYNKGLIYKDKKLVNWDTVLKTAISDLEVDQREVNSKIYYIRYPIDGTEEFITIATTRPETMLGDTAIAVNPRDERFKSFVGKTVTIPIVGRKIKIIEDDYADPEQGTGALKITPAHDFNDYDVGQRNNLEIINIFTEAGKINENAPQHFIGLDRFEARKRILKELKEKEFFVKEENIKNKVPYGDRSNSIIEPFLTEQWFADAGKLSVKAKEVVNSKKTNFFPENWSKTYFQWMNNIEPWCISRQLWWGHQIPAWYGPDEKIFVAENEDDAKQQAKKHYGKDVELNRDPDVLDTWFSSGLWPFATLGWPDDNKYVDKFYPTSVLVTGFDIIFFWVARMIMFGTEFLNKEPFKDIYVHALVRDEKGQKMSKSKGNVIDPLDLIEKYSADALRFTLLSMASPGTDVKLSEDRVKGYRNFLNKLWNANNFLITNECDFKDIDKVPSLNVNINKWIYSELVETKNKIEKNLEDYRFDEAAKNAYQFAWHSYCDWYLELSKTILFSEDEKAKAEVKKVSSFVFKQILILLHPFIPFVTEEIWLKNKFDNDGSDYLMLKNWLSGEINKDSSTEQVENIINIISEIRSFKNELNVSPGSFIDVSISNINKNQKDFINTNEIILKKLGRINSILDKDLDKPAATMVVSGDLFKIYFDKDVDLKLIKENLTNKQSRLEQEMNKISQRLENKSFVDRAPKEIVEQEKNNYNNLKNDIEKISVTIKGI is encoded by the coding sequence ATGAGTAGCGATAAATATATACATTCTGATGTAGAAAATAGAATTTATTCTTATTGGGAAAAAAATGGTCTTTTTAAACCTAAAGAAAATTCAAAAAAATTCTCAATTGTAATTCCACCACCAAATGTGACTGGTAGTTTGCATATGGGACATGCGCTTAACAATTCTATTCAAGATTTATTAGTTCGTTATCATAGGATGAATAATTTTGAAACTTTATGGCAACCAGGTACAGACCATGCAGGTATTGCTACACAAGCATTAGTAGAGAAAAAATTGACCTCTGAAAAAATTGATAAAAATGAAATTGGTAGAGAAAAATTCATCGAAAAAGTTTGGGAATGGAAAGAGCAATATGGAGACATAATAATTAACCAATTAAAAAAACTTGGTTGCTCTTGTGATTGGTCAAGAAATGCCTTCACCATGGATGAGAATTTATCTAAATCAGTAATTAAGGTTTTTGTAGACCTTTATAATAAAGGTCTAATCTATAAAGATAAGAAATTAGTTAACTGGGATACAGTTTTAAAAACAGCTATTTCAGACCTAGAAGTAGATCAAAGAGAGGTAAATTCTAAAATTTATTACATCAGATATCCAATAGATGGGACTGAAGAATTTATTACAATTGCAACAACAAGACCCGAAACAATGCTTGGTGATACAGCTATAGCAGTAAATCCAAGAGATGAACGATTTAAATCCTTTGTTGGAAAAACAGTTACCATTCCAATTGTTGGAAGAAAAATAAAAATCATTGAAGATGATTACGCAGATCCTGAGCAAGGAACAGGAGCATTAAAAATAACTCCTGCACATGATTTTAATGACTATGATGTTGGTCAAAGAAACAATCTTGAAATAATTAATATTTTTACAGAAGCAGGTAAAATAAATGAAAACGCTCCTCAACATTTTATAGGTCTTGATAGATTTGAAGCTAGAAAAAGAATTTTAAAAGAACTTAAAGAAAAAGAATTTTTTGTAAAAGAAGAAAATATTAAAAACAAAGTTCCTTATGGAGATAGATCTAATTCAATAATTGAACCTTTCTTAACAGAACAATGGTTTGCTGATGCTGGTAAATTATCTGTTAAAGCTAAGGAAGTAGTTAATTCAAAGAAAACAAATTTCTTTCCTGAGAATTGGTCAAAAACTTATTTCCAATGGATGAATAATATTGAACCATGGTGTATTTCAAGACAGCTTTGGTGGGGCCATCAAATACCTGCTTGGTATGGTCCTGATGAAAAAATTTTTGTTGCTGAAAATGAAGATGATGCAAAACAACAAGCTAAAAAACATTATGGTAAAGATGTTGAATTAAATCGTGATCCAGATGTTTTAGATACTTGGTTCTCATCTGGCTTATGGCCTTTTGCAACACTTGGTTGGCCGGATGATAATAAATATGTCGATAAATTTTACCCAACGTCAGTATTGGTTACAGGTTTTGACATTATATTTTTCTGGGTAGCTAGAATGATTATGTTTGGTACTGAGTTTTTAAATAAAGAACCATTTAAAGATATTTACGTTCATGCATTGGTTAGAGATGAGAAGGGACAAAAGATGTCTAAGTCTAAAGGTAATGTAATTGATCCTTTAGATTTAATTGAAAAATATAGTGCAGATGCACTTAGATTTACTTTGTTATCTATGGCCTCACCAGGTACAGACGTTAAGCTCTCTGAGGATAGGGTTAAAGGTTATAGAAATTTTTTAAATAAATTATGGAATGCAAATAATTTTTTAATCACTAATGAATGTGATTTTAAAGATATAGATAAAGTTCCTAGTTTGAATGTAAATATTAACAAATGGATTTATTCAGAACTTGTTGAAACTAAAAATAAGATAGAAAAAAACCTTGAGGATTACAGATTTGATGAAGCAGCTAAAAACGCTTATCAATTTGCATGGCATTCGTATTGTGATTGGTATTTAGAACTATCTAAAACAATACTATTTTCAGAAGATGAAAAAGCTAAAGCAGAGGTTAAAAAAGTATCATCTTTTGTATTTAAACAAATTTTGATTTTGCTACATCCTTTTATTCCGTTTGTTACTGAAGAAATTTGGCTCAAAAACAAATTTGATAATGATGGTAGCGATTATTTAATGCTTAAAAACTGGTTATCTGGTGAAATAAACAAGGATAGTAGCACCGAACAAGTTGAAAATATCATCAACATTATTTCAGAGATTAGATCATTTAAAAACGAGTTAAATGTAAGTCCAGGCTCATTTATTGATGTATCAATAAGCAATATTAATAAAAATCAAAAAGACTTTATTAATACAAATGAAATTATTCTAAAAAAACTAGGAAGAATAAATAGTATATTAGATAAGGATTTAGATAAACCAGCTGCGACAATGGTTGTTTCTGGTGATTTGTTTAAGATTTATTTTGATAAAGACGTTGATTTAAAATTAATAAAAGAAAATTTAACAAATAAACAAAGTAGATTAGAGCAAGAGATGAATAAAATATCTCAAAGATTAGAGAATAAAAGTTTTGTAGACCGTGCTCCAAAAGAGATTGTTGAACAAGAAAAAAATAATTATAATAATTTAAAGAATGATATTGAGAAAATATCAGTAACAATAAAGGGTATATAA
- a CDS encoding sugar phosphate nucleotidyltransferase has product MKIRPVILCGGAGTRLWLNSKNHQAKQFIDFGNWTLLGKTLERTKVSIYDSPIISTNKKYLSKVKQHLRKNKISKYKIVVEPAKRNTAPAILSTALIKDIPDNQPLMFFTADHLIEKMSIFNKAINKNKSNLNEENIFVFGIKPKSPTSDYGYFLTKKIKGNINKVTRFIEKPKEAKAKQIIKKKGYWNSGMFYLRKDSIINNFKKYQPKTYRNCLNAVNKAKYKANTYYLNKASFIKATAKSFDYAILEKTKQINAIKLDIPWSDLGSWKEILKMYDKNKNKYIKKKNVYYRPWGRYTNLFEGKEFLIKELYVKPKGILSLQKHHHRAEHWLVTQGNAKITLNKDIIIKKPGEHIFIPLEAIHRVQNPGKKPVKIVEAQVGSILKESDIVRYQDVYGRVR; this is encoded by the coding sequence ATGAAAATTCGTCCAGTTATTTTATGTGGAGGCGCTGGAACTCGACTTTGGCTAAATTCTAAAAATCATCAAGCAAAACAATTTATTGATTTTGGTAATTGGACTTTACTTGGAAAAACACTTGAGAGGACAAAAGTATCAATTTACGACTCTCCAATTATTAGCACAAATAAGAAATACTTAAGCAAAGTAAAACAGCATTTAAGAAAAAACAAAATAAGCAAATATAAAATAGTTGTAGAGCCAGCAAAAAGAAACACAGCACCAGCTATATTAAGTACTGCTTTAATTAAAGATATTCCAGACAATCAACCTTTAATGTTTTTTACAGCGGATCATTTGATTGAAAAAATGAGTATTTTTAATAAGGCGATAAATAAAAATAAATCAAATCTAAATGAAGAAAATATATTTGTTTTTGGAATTAAACCTAAATCTCCAACTAGTGATTATGGTTATTTTTTAACTAAAAAAATTAAAGGTAATATCAATAAAGTAACTAGATTTATTGAAAAACCAAAAGAAGCTAAAGCAAAACAAATTATAAAGAAAAAAGGTTATTGGAATTCAGGAATGTTTTATCTTCGAAAAGATTCCATTATTAATAACTTTAAAAAATATCAGCCTAAAACTTATAGAAATTGTTTAAATGCAGTTAATAAAGCAAAATATAAAGCTAATACTTATTACTTAAATAAAGCTTCATTTATAAAAGCGACCGCTAAATCTTTTGATTATGCAATTTTAGAAAAAACCAAACAAATTAACGCTATCAAATTAGACATTCCTTGGTCAGATCTTGGTAGTTGGAAAGAAATTTTGAAGATGTATGACAAAAATAAAAACAAATATATTAAGAAAAAAAATGTGTATTACCGTCCATGGGGTAGATACACGAATTTATTTGAAGGAAAAGAGTTTTTAATTAAAGAGTTATATGTAAAACCAAAAGGCATTCTAAGTTTACAAAAACACCATCATCGAGCTGAACATTGGTTAGTTACACAAGGTAATGCCAAAATAACACTTAATAAGGATATTATAATTAAGAAACCAGGTGAACATATATTCATTCCATTAGAAGCAATCCATAGAGTTCAAAATCCAGGAAAAAAACCTGTTAAAATTGTTGAAGCTCAAGTTGGCTCAATCTTGAAGGAAAGTGATATTGTTAGATATCAAGATGTTTATGGAAGAGTTCGTTAA
- a CDS encoding diacylglycerol/lipid kinase family protein codes for MHYCLIYNLNSSSGKKVKLVNKIYEKLKINNTVDFFKTKSEQEAKKIFLEFKNKNYDRLIVAGGDGSVSFAINELIKNDFDFNENFAIGYIPAGTANLLQAELSITKKVNDVCSVLTSNNYKQSNLIKINENYFFLMAGIGWDAKIVHSIDTRIKKILGKIIFGLKGFQHFLFMNNNKLNVFFDGQKHQADWILSSNTKYYAGHHKINKSDIFDDRLVTYVFKDLTRLKLIYYIILIIIYGDLSKNKSVITTYSKNIHIDGNNFEIPVQIDGDNFGCHKQIDIEFSDKKVNFLL; via the coding sequence ATGCATTATTGTTTAATTTATAATCTCAATTCATCATCAGGGAAAAAAGTAAAATTAGTAAATAAAATTTATGAAAAATTAAAGATCAATAATACTGTTGATTTTTTCAAAACTAAATCTGAACAAGAGGCAAAAAAAATATTCCTTGAATTTAAAAATAAAAATTATGATAGATTGATAGTTGCTGGTGGTGATGGATCAGTATCATTTGCTATCAATGAATTAATCAAAAATGACTTTGATTTTAATGAAAATTTTGCAATTGGGTATATACCGGCTGGGACTGCCAATTTACTTCAAGCAGAGTTATCAATAACCAAAAAAGTAAATGATGTTTGCAGTGTTTTAACATCAAATAATTATAAACAATCTAATCTTATAAAAATAAATGAAAATTATTTTTTTTTAATGGCTGGTATTGGTTGGGATGCTAAAATTGTTCACTCTATTGATACGCGTATAAAAAAAATACTAGGAAAGATAATTTTTGGTTTAAAAGGATTTCAACATTTTTTATTTATGAATAATAATAAACTTAATGTTTTCTTTGACGGTCAAAAACATCAGGCTGATTGGATATTGTCATCTAATACAAAGTATTATGCTGGTCATCATAAGATAAATAAATCAGATATTTTTGATGATAGATTGGTAACTTACGTGTTCAAAGATTTAACAAGATTAAAACTAATATATTATATAATTTTAATTATTATTTATGGAGATCTATCAAAAAACAAATCTGTTATCACTACTTACTCAAAAAATATTCATATTGATGGTAATAATTTTGAAATTCCCGTTCAGATTGATGGGGACAATTTTGGATGTCATAAACAGATTGATATTGAATTTTCAGATAAAAAAGTAAATTTTTTACTATAA
- a CDS encoding ATP-binding protein, with amino-acid sequence MFWTELILIVIIIILLYFLFKKNIKPENTAPVVNKTNKDDLGKRVIIEELEDQFFALDKYNLIKYLNKSAKQRFGENLIDKNISSVIRDTKLLETIDEAIKDQTTKNVNVEINLPSYQLYKIYVIPGPTHLFPEIDSVVLFLKDFTEITKAQKLKTDFVANVSHELRTPLVSIKGSLETILGPASNDQEAQKKFMSIMSDQVLRMENLINDLLILSRIELEEHIKPNKIINLNDIFKNIKSNFELILKKRKINLHIELMEPTLVFGDNDKLLTVFSNLIDNSIKYSQDGKNIYVKSQNSEGKLIGKNIVISIKDEGIGIPQHLISRITERFFRVDTEKSKKVGGTGLGLAIMKHIISQHRGDYEILSKLNEGTQIKIYLPTK; translated from the coding sequence ATGTTTTGGACAGAGCTGATACTCATAGTTATAATAATTATTTTATTATATTTTTTATTTAAAAAAAATATTAAGCCAGAAAATACAGCTCCAGTTGTAAATAAGACCAATAAAGATGATTTAGGAAAGAGAGTAATTATTGAAGAATTAGAAGATCAATTTTTTGCTTTAGATAAATATAACTTAATCAAATATCTTAACAAAAGTGCAAAACAACGTTTTGGCGAAAACTTAATTGATAAAAATATTTCAAGTGTAATAAGAGATACAAAATTATTAGAAACAATTGATGAAGCTATTAAGGATCAAACCACAAAAAATGTTAATGTAGAAATCAATTTACCATCTTATCAGCTTTACAAAATTTACGTTATTCCTGGTCCTACTCATTTGTTTCCAGAAATAGATTCTGTTGTATTGTTTCTAAAAGATTTTACAGAAATAACAAAAGCACAAAAATTAAAAACTGATTTTGTTGCCAATGTGAGTCATGAGTTAAGAACACCTTTAGTTTCAATTAAAGGCTCTTTAGAGACTATTCTTGGACCAGCTTCAAACGACCAAGAGGCTCAAAAAAAATTTATGTCTATCATGTCTGATCAAGTATTGAGAATGGAAAACTTAATCAATGATTTATTGATTTTAAGTAGAATTGAGCTTGAAGAGCATATTAAACCAAATAAAATCATTAATCTAAATGATATTTTTAAAAATATTAAAAGTAACTTTGAATTAATTCTTAAAAAAAGGAAAATTAATTTACATATTGAGCTTATGGAACCAACTTTAGTTTTTGGTGATAATGATAAATTGTTAACTGTATTTTCAAATTTAATTGATAATTCAATTAAATATTCTCAAGATGGAAAAAATATATATGTCAAAAGTCAAAATAGTGAAGGTAAATTAATTGGTAAAAATATTGTCATTAGCATTAAAGATGAAGGGATTGGAATACCTCAACATTTAATTTCAAGAATAACTGAAAGATTTTTTAGAGTAGATACAGAAAAAAGTAAAAAAGTTGGTGGTACAGGTTTAGGTTTAGCTATTATGAAACACATTATATCTCAACACAGAGGTGATTACGAGATTCTTAGTAAACTTAATGAAGGTACTCAAATTAAAATATATCTTCCAACAAAATAA
- a CDS encoding glycosyltransferase family 4 protein: MKILIVTDAYYPQVNGVVRTLHQTGEILKSQGHTIEYITPQQFLTVPMPKYNEIRLSLNVWPRVSNLINSIKPDAIHIATEGPLGFMARRHCIKKGLKFTTSFHTRFDKYMKLYMPIIPAKWSEKFLCNFHNKAERILVTTESMREELIALGVDNNKMVTWTRGGNHGAFKNPIKRDLPYKRPIWIYVGRIAVEKNIKAFLDLDLEGTKVIIGKGPDLNNLKKKFPNDIFLGEKTNGELASHFASSDVFVFPSKTDTFGIVVLESLNCGTPVAAYPVPGPKDILGGTNIDTLDDDLKASALKALKVSRQDCLDFAKKYSWEETAKIFFENISPNN, from the coding sequence ATGAAAATATTAATAGTTACTGATGCTTATTACCCGCAAGTTAATGGTGTAGTAAGAACTCTCCATCAAACAGGTGAAATACTTAAATCACAAGGTCACACTATTGAATATATTACACCTCAACAATTTCTGACTGTACCTATGCCCAAATATAATGAAATTAGATTATCTTTAAATGTTTGGCCTCGTGTAAGTAATTTAATCAATTCAATTAAACCTGATGCAATACACATTGCAACAGAAGGGCCTCTTGGTTTTATGGCAAGAAGACATTGTATTAAAAAAGGTTTAAAGTTTACAACAAGTTTTCATACAAGATTTGATAAATATATGAAACTTTATATGCCTATCATTCCAGCTAAATGGTCAGAAAAATTTTTATGCAATTTTCATAATAAAGCTGAAAGAATTTTAGTGACAACAGAATCCATGCGTGAAGAGTTAATTGCATTAGGTGTTGATAACAATAAAATGGTTACATGGACCAGGGGAGGTAATCATGGCGCGTTTAAAAACCCCATTAAGAGAGACTTACCTTACAAAAGACCTATATGGATATATGTTGGTAGGATTGCAGTTGAAAAAAATATTAAAGCATTTTTAGATCTCGATCTTGAAGGTACTAAAGTTATTATTGGAAAAGGTCCAGATCTAAACAATTTGAAAAAAAAATTTCCAAACGATATTTTTTTAGGTGAAAAGACTAATGGAGAATTAGCATCTCATTTTGCATCATCAGACGTTTTTGTTTTCCCTAGTAAAACTGATACGTTTGGTATTGTTGTTTTGGAATCATTAAATTGTGGTACACCAGTTGCAGCTTATCCAGTGCCAGGGCCTAAAGATATATTAGGTGGAACTAATATTGATACTTTAGATGATGATTTGAAGGCTTCTGCATTAAAAGCTTTGAAGGTAAGTCGCCAAGATTGTCTTGATTTTGCAAAAAAATATTCATGGGAAGAAACAGCAAAAATATTTTTTGAAAATATTTCACCTAATAATTAA
- a CDS encoding substrate-binding domain-containing protein, with protein MKKLTIIIASLVALTIATVAQARDQIKIVGSSTVFPYATVVAERFGGSGFKTPVIESTGTGGGAKLFCAGVGEQHPDITNASRAMKDSEKALCKKNGVNEIVEIVVGNDGITLAYSKDAKPVNFTKEQLYLALAAHTVVDGKLVPNIYKTWDQIDPSLPKQKISVMIPPGTSGTRDAWNSLVMKKGMTKEAKALYKAGYEAGNKKYKKPEKLYREDGAAIEVGENDSLIIQKLVADKDMFGFFGFSYFLAAKDKLQAASIDGGQPSLESIQDYSYAVARPLFFYVKKAHVGVIPGLHEFVKEFTTTKAIGKNGYLADIGLVPLDKKLYKTTRTNAKDLVAMAD; from the coding sequence ATGAAAAAACTAACTATAATAATTGCTTCGCTTGTTGCTTTAACAATTGCAACAGTTGCCCAAGCAAGAGATCAAATTAAAATAGTTGGTTCATCTACAGTATTCCCTTACGCGACTGTTGTTGCTGAAAGATTCGGTGGTTCAGGATTTAAAACTCCTGTAATCGAGTCGACTGGTACTGGTGGAGGAGCTAAACTATTCTGTGCTGGTGTTGGTGAGCAACATCCAGATATTACAAATGCATCAAGAGCTATGAAAGATTCAGAAAAAGCTCTATGTAAAAAAAATGGAGTTAATGAAATAGTAGAAATCGTTGTTGGTAACGATGGTATTACATTAGCTTATAGTAAAGATGCAAAACCAGTAAACTTTACTAAAGAGCAATTATATTTAGCATTAGCTGCACATACAGTTGTTGATGGTAAATTAGTTCCAAATATCTATAAAACTTGGGATCAAATTGACCCAAGTCTACCTAAGCAGAAGATTTCTGTAATGATCCCTCCAGGAACTTCTGGAACAAGAGATGCTTGGAATTCTTTAGTAATGAAAAAAGGTATGACTAAAGAAGCTAAGGCTCTTTATAAAGCTGGTTATGAGGCTGGAAATAAAAAATACAAAAAACCTGAAAAACTTTACAGAGAAGATGGTGCTGCTATTGAAGTTGGTGAGAACGATAGTTTAATCATCCAAAAATTAGTTGCTGATAAAGATATGTTTGGTTTCTTTGGTTTTAGTTATTTCTTAGCTGCTAAAGATAAATTGCAAGCTGCTAGCATTGATGGCGGTCAACCATCTCTAGAAAGTATTCAAGACTATAGTTATGCAGTTGCAAGACCATTATTTTTCTATGTGAAAAAAGCTCACGTTGGTGTGATCCCTGGATTACATGAATTTGTAAAAGAATTCACTACAACTAAAGCTATAGGTAAAAACGGCTATTTGGCTGACATTGGTTTAGTACCATTAGATAAGAAGTTGTATAAGACAACTAGAACTAATGCAAAAGACCTTGTGGCAATGGCTGACTAA
- a CDS encoding UDP-2,3-diacylglucosamine diphosphatase, which translates to MAPLLKYKSIFISDVHLGTKGCQAGKLLEFFKNSRSENLYLVGDIIDVWAMQKSFYWPQEHNDVIQKILRKARHGTKVFYIIGNHDEVFRKFIPMHLGDIKIVNRVIHETQLGKKYLVVHGDAWDGVMKHAKWLSKLGAIAYELLLKINIIINFFRKLRGKDYWSLAKFLKYKVKNAVKYIGEYENTLSKYAKRKKFDGIICGHIHHAENLNLDGVNYLNCGDWVESCTALTEKYDGTFEIIYWDKKRKEYISENIDKDKFTSFKKAS; encoded by the coding sequence ATGGCCCCACTATTAAAATATAAGAGTATATTCATATCTGATGTACATCTTGGTACTAAAGGTTGTCAAGCAGGCAAGCTTCTAGAATTTTTCAAAAATTCAAGATCTGAAAATCTTTATTTGGTTGGAGACATAATCGATGTTTGGGCTATGCAAAAGAGTTTCTATTGGCCTCAAGAGCACAATGATGTCATTCAAAAAATATTAAGAAAAGCAAGGCACGGGACAAAAGTATTTTACATTATTGGTAATCATGACGAGGTGTTTAGAAAATTTATCCCAATGCATTTGGGTGATATTAAAATTGTAAATAGAGTTATTCATGAAACACAGTTAGGAAAAAAATATCTAGTTGTTCATGGTGATGCTTGGGACGGAGTAATGAAACATGCAAAATGGCTATCTAAATTAGGAGCTATTGCATATGAATTATTACTTAAAATTAATATTATTATAAATTTCTTTAGAAAGTTGAGAGGTAAAGACTATTGGTCTTTGGCAAAATTTTTAAAATATAAGGTAAAAAATGCTGTCAAATATATAGGTGAATATGAAAACACACTTTCAAAATATGCAAAAAGAAAAAAATTTGATGGAATAATTTGTGGTCACATCCATCACGCTGAAAATTTAAATCTTGATGGTGTGAATTATTTAAATTGTGGTGATTGGGTTGAGTCTTGCACAGCCTTAACAGAAAAATACGATGGAACTTTTGAGATAATTTATTGGGATAAAAAAAGAAAAGAATATATTTCAGAAAATATTGATAAAGACAAGTTCACTTCTTTCAAAAAAGCATCCTAA
- the ilvD gene encoding dihydroxy-acid dehydratase, translating into MAKFNKKKLPSRHTSLGADRAPHRSFYYAMGETEKDVAKPFVGVVSTWNEAAPCNIALMRQAQSVKKGVRANGGTPREFCTITVTDGIAMGHEGMKSSLISREVIADSAELTVRGHCYDALVGIAGCDKSLPGLMMSMVRLNVPSVFIYGGSILPGRYKGKDVTVVDVFEAVGKHSSGQMSAAELRKLELVACPSSGACGGQFTANTMACVSEAIGLALPYSAGTPAPYEERDKYAKASGKMVMNLLKKGIKPRDIVTKKALENAATVVAATGGSTNAGLHLPAIANEAGIKFDLMDVAKIFKRTPYLADLKPGGKYVAKDMWLAGGVPMLLKTLYEGGYIHGDCMTVTGKTMKENLKGIKFNPKQKVMRSYKNPLSPTGGVVGLKGNLAPEGAIVKVAGLKKLQFTGKARCFDNEESAMKAVQSRKYNDGDVIIIRYEGPVGGPGMREMLSTTGAIYGQGKGEKVALITDGRFSGATRGFCVGHVGPEAALGGPIGLLRTGDIIDIDAKKGTINVRLSKKEMAARKRKWKARKSDFGSGTLWKYAQTVGPAYLGAPTHPGKKKEVKDYSEI; encoded by the coding sequence ATGGCTAAATTCAATAAAAAGAAACTTCCAAGTAGACATACATCATTAGGGGCAGATAGAGCTCCACATAGATCGTTTTATTATGCTATGGGAGAAACTGAGAAAGATGTAGCAAAACCCTTTGTTGGCGTCGTTTCCACATGGAATGAGGCAGCTCCTTGTAATATTGCCCTAATGAGACAAGCTCAGTCAGTTAAAAAAGGAGTTAGAGCTAATGGTGGAACTCCAAGAGAATTTTGTACAATCACTGTAACAGATGGTATCGCAATGGGTCATGAAGGAATGAAATCTTCATTGATATCTAGAGAAGTAATCGCTGACTCAGCTGAACTTACAGTAAGAGGTCATTGTTATGATGCATTAGTAGGTATTGCTGGATGTGATAAATCCTTACCAGGTCTAATGATGTCTATGGTTAGGTTAAATGTACCAAGTGTATTTATATATGGTGGATCAATTCTTCCAGGTAGATACAAAGGAAAAGACGTAACAGTGGTAGATGTATTTGAAGCAGTTGGAAAACATTCATCTGGTCAAATGTCAGCTGCAGAACTTAGAAAATTAGAATTAGTTGCTTGTCCAAGTTCAGGTGCTTGTGGTGGACAATTTACTGCAAACACAATGGCATGTGTATCTGAAGCTATAGGACTAGCTTTACCTTATTCAGCCGGAACACCAGCTCCATATGAAGAAAGAGATAAATACGCAAAAGCTAGTGGTAAAATGGTTATGAACCTTTTGAAAAAAGGAATTAAACCAAGAGACATTGTAACTAAAAAAGCTTTAGAAAATGCTGCAACAGTTGTTGCTGCAACTGGTGGTTCTACAAATGCAGGATTACATTTACCAGCAATTGCAAATGAAGCAGGAATTAAATTTGATTTAATGGATGTAGCTAAAATATTTAAAAGAACACCTTATCTTGCAGATTTAAAACCTGGTGGAAAATATGTTGCAAAAGATATGTGGTTAGCAGGCGGTGTTCCAATGTTATTAAAAACTTTATATGAAGGTGGATACATTCATGGTGATTGCATGACGGTTACAGGAAAAACTATGAAAGAAAATTTAAAAGGAATTAAATTTAATCCAAAACAAAAAGTAATGAGATCTTATAAAAATCCATTATCACCAACAGGAGGGGTTGTTGGATTAAAAGGAAATTTAGCACCTGAAGGTGCAATCGTTAAAGTTGCCGGACTTAAAAAATTACAATTTACTGGAAAAGCAAGATGCTTTGATAATGAAGAAAGTGCAATGAAAGCTGTTCAAAGCAGAAAGTATAATGATGGTGATGTAATTATAATAAGATACGAAGGACCCGTTGGAGGTCCTGGTATGAGAGAAATGTTATCTACAACAGGTGCAATCTACGGACAGGGAAAAGGTGAGAAAGTTGCCCTTATTACTGATGGTAGGTTCTCTGGGGCTACAAGAGGCTTTTGTGTGGGTCACGTGGGCCCTGAGGCCGCTCTAGGGGGTCCTATAGGCCTTTTACGTACAGGAGACATCATTGATATCGATGCCAAAAAAGGAACAATCAATGTAAGGCTTTCTAAAAAAGAAATGGCTGCAAGAAAAAGAAAATGGAAAGCTAGAAAATCAGATTTTGGATCTGGTACTTTATGGAAATACGCACAAACAGTTGGACCTGCGTATTTAGGCGCGCCAACACATCCAGGTAAGAAAAAAGAAGTTAAGGATTATTCAGAGATTTAA